ACATCTTGTTTTCACCGGGGAACAGCGAATCACCAAAGCTGGCATCACGCATGCTCTTGACCAGCATCTGTGCGAACTGGCCTTCCAGCTGGCGAGCGACCTTGTCGATCTTGGCCGGGTCGTTCTGCTGTACAGGATTGAGGTCAAAGGCGGGATTGATGCGCATGTCAGATCACCTCGAGCTCGGCACTCAGGGCGCCGGCCTGCTTCAGTGCTTCCAGGATCGCGATCAGGTCGCCCGGGGCAGCGCCCACGGCGTTCACGGCATGCACGATTTCATCCAGCGTGGTGCCGCCGTTGAACTTGAACATGCGGCTGCCATCGTTGGTGGCGGTGACGGTCGACTGCGGGGTGACCACGGTCTGCCCGCCGCCGAAGGCGTTGGGCTGGCTGACGTTGGCGTTCTCCTGGATGGTGACCGTCAGCGAGCCGTGCGAGATGGCGGCCGGGCCGACACGCACCTGCTGGCCGATGACCACGGTGCCGGTACGCGAGTTCACCACCACCTTGGCCGGTGCGCTGCCGGGGGTCAGTTCCAGGTTCTCGATGCGGGCCAGCAGGCCGATGCGCGCGCCGGGATCGGTCGGTGCGGCCACGGCCACGGTCACGCCATCGACGGCACGTGCAGCGCCTTCGCCGAACGCATTGTTGAGTGCGGCCACCATGCGCGAGACGGTGGTGAAGTCGCCGTTGTGCAGGTTCAGGGTGATGTCGCCGCCGTTGGCCAGCGGATCGGGCAGGGCACGTTCAACGGTCGCGCCGTTGGGGATGCGGCCAACGCTGGGCACGTTCACCGAGACGCGCGAACCATCCTTGCCCTGTGCGCCGAAGCCACCGACGATCAGGTTGCCCTGGGCGATCGCGTAGATCTGCCCGTCGGCGCCGCGCAGCGGGGCCATCAGCAGCGAGCCGCCGCGCAGCGACACGGCGTTGCCGATGGAGGACACGGTGATGTCGATCGGCTGGCCCGGCTTGGCGAACGCCGGCAGCTCGGCGTGGATCGCCACGGCGGCCACGTTCTTCAGCTGCGGATTGACGTTGGCCGGCACGTTCACGCCCAGCTCGCCCAGCAGGTTCTTCAGGCTCTGCACGGTGAAGGGCGCCTGGCTGGTGCGGTCACCGCTGCCATCCAGGCCGACCACCAGGCCGTAGCCCACCAGGGCATTGCCACGCACGCCGCCGACCTGTGCCAGATCCTTGATGCGCTCGGCGCTGGCCGGGGCTGCCACGGCGACTGACAGGACAAGCACGCCGACGCATGCGGCGATGCGACGCTGCCAGGCGGGAGAGAAGAGAGAGTTCATGGCCATGCTCAGAACGGCGCCAGCGCGGAGTTGAAGAAGCGGCTCAGCCAGCCCATCGCGTTGGACTGCGCGACCGGGCCGCGGCCGCCGTAGACGATGCGGGCTTCGGCCACGCGGCTGGAGGGAATGCTGTTGTCCTGCGCGATGTCGGCCGGGCGCACGATGCCCTGCACCTGCACCAGCTCATCGCCCTGGTTCAGACGCAGGTTCTTCTGCCCCTGTACCACCAGGTTGCCGTTGGGCAGGCGCTGCACCACGGTTACCGTCACGCTGCCCTGCAGGCGGTTGCTCTGCGCGCTGTTGCCCTTGCCGGTGAAGTCACGCTTGCCATTGGCGGTCGCGCTGAGAATGTCCTTGCCGCCCAGGGTGACCGGTGCGCCGAAGATCGACGGCGTGCCGATGCTCAGGTCCGATTCCTTGGCGGTGGCGGTGTTCGCGCTGGTCGTGGCGGTGGTGTTTTCCAGCAGGGTGATGGTCAGCAGGTCGCCGACATCGCGGGCGCGACGGTCCGAATACAGCTGCAGCGTGGGGCCGGCGGCGTAGATCGCACCGGCGGTCGGTGCGGCCTGCGGCGGCATGATCGGCTGGATCGGCGCCATGGCCGGATACGGCCGCACGTCGCCGGCGATCACGCAGCCGCCAAGCAGGGCAGCCACGGCGCAGGGCAGGGCGATGCGGGCAATTTTGGAAAGGGGCGACATGGCGATCATCCGTTTGCGACGGTCAGACGTTCTGGTTCAGGTAACCGAGCATCGAGTCGGTCGTCGAAATGGCCTTGGCGTTCATTTCGTAGGCGCGCTGGGTTTCGATCATCGAGACCAGCTCTTCCACCACGTTGACGTTGCTGCCTTCCAGTGCGCCCTGGACCACGTTGCCCAGTCCGTTGAGGCCGGGGTTGCCGTTCTGGGCCGGGCCGGAGGCCGTGGTTTCCAGGTACAGGTTTTCGCCGCGGGCCTGCAGGCCTGCCGGATTGACGAAGTCGGTCAGCGTCAACGCACCGACTTCGACCGAGGCGGCGTTGTCAGCCATCTTCACGCTGATGGTGCCGTCGCTGCCGATGGTCAGCGACTGCGCGCCTTCCGGAATCTGGATGCCCGGCTGCACCGGGTAACCGCTGTTGGTGACCAGCTCGCCGTCTTGGTTGATCTTGAACGAACCATCACGGGTGTAGGCCGAGCTGCCATCGGCCATCTGCACTTCGAAGAAGCCGCGGCCGTTGACCATCACGTCCAGTGCGCGGCCGGTCTGCTGCTGGCTGCCCTGTTCGAAGTTCTTGGCGGTGGCCACCACGCGCACGCCGGTACCGATCTGCAGGCCGGTCGGCAGCTGGGTCTGCGCCGAGGACGAACCGCCGGGCTGGCGCACCTGCTGGTACAACAGGTCCTCGAAACTGGCGCGGTCCTGCTTGAAGCCGGTGGTGTTGGTGTTGGCGAGGTTGTTGGAAACCACCGACATGCGCATCTGCTGCGCATCCAGTCCGGTTTTCGCGATCCACAGTGCCTGGTTCATCTTCGAAGTCCTGTCTGGGTGAAGCCGGCCGCGCGGTGCGGCCCTTGTGTAAAGCAGTGCAAGCGGTGTGCCAGCAATGGCGCGTGCCGGTGCCGGAATTCCGTCAGCCGCCCAGTCGCAGCAGACTGTTGGCGCTGCGCGCGTTCTCGTCGCCGTGCTTGATCACCTGCACCTGCATTTCGTACTGGCGCTGCAGCTGGATCATCTGCACCAGCGCACCGGCGGCATCGACGTTGCTGCCTTCCAGCTGGCCGCTGTGCACCGTCGGGCCCTGTGCCTGGGCGAACGGCTGCTGCGGATCGGTGTTGGCGAACAGGCCATCGAGACGGCGCTCAAGGCGATCGTCGGCGGCCTGCACGATCTTGATGCGGCCGATCATCGCCATCGTCTGCGGGCCTTCGCCCTGCGGGATGATCGAGATCGTGCCGTCGTTGCCCACCTCCATTGCCTGGTACGGCGGGATGGCAATCGGGTTGTTGTTGTCGTCCAGCACCGGACGGCCGCTGGAGGTCACCAGCTGGCCGTTCGGCGTGACCGACAGCGCGGCGCCACGGGTGTACGCTTCGCTGCCGTCGGTAGCCTGCACGGCCAGCCAGGTACCGGTCTGCAGCGACAGGTCCAGCGGCTTGCCGGTGATGTGCTGCGCGCCGGCGGTGCGGTTGAAGCCGGCGTCGACGTGCAGCGCATCCACCCGCGAGGCAAAGCCCTGGCCACGGATCGGGAAGGCTTCGGTATTGGCCAGCGCTTCCTTGAAGCCGGGGGTGTCCGAGTTGGCGAGGTTGTGGCTGAGCGTTCCCTGCGCCTGCAGGGAGGCGCGGGCGCCGGTCATCGCAACGTAAAGGGCTTTATCCATGGGGGGCGTTCCGTGACAGGGTCAGCAGGTCATCAACGGATGTTGATGACGGTCTGGGTGATCTGGTCCTGCGTGGTGATCATCTGCGCGTTGGCCTGGAAGTTGCGCTGCGCGGTGATCATGTTCACCAGCTGCTCGGTCAGGTCCACGGTCGATGCTTCCAGCGCGCCAGCCTGGATCTTGCCGAGGTTGGAGCTGTCCGGCGCCGCGGTGCGCGGGGTGCCCGATTCGAAGGTCTCCACCCACAGGTTGTTGCCCTTCTGTGCCAGGCCCTGGGTGTTGTTGAAGCTGGTCAGGGCGACCTGGCCCAGCGGCTTGTCATCACCGTTGGAATAGCGTGCATACACCACGCCGCTGTCGGAGACGGTGATCTCGTTGAGCTTGCCGGCCGCATAGCCGTCCTGCTGCGTGTTGCGCAGGGCGAACTTCTCGCCGTACTGGGTCGAACCGCTGATGTCCAGGGTCATGTTCAGTTCGCCCGCGCCCGTGGTCGGCGTGAACGTTCCAAGGCTGACCTTGCCATTGGTCGGGTTGGTGAGCTTGCCGCTGTTGTCGAACGTGATCGCGGTCGGCGTGCCGGCCGGCTCGCCATCGACGTAGTTGTGCACGGTCCAGGCGTTGGTCGCGGCTTCCTTGACGAAGTACGACACCTGGATGTGGCTGACGCCCAGCGAGTCATAGACGGTGATGCCGCCGCTGGACTGGTTGTAGCTGTTGGAATCGGTCGGGTCGAAATCGGCGACCGTCGGCTCCTTGGCGTTGGCGGGCAGGGTGAAGCCCACCTTTACTTCGCTGGTCTGCTTCGGCGGGCTGTCGGTGGTCAGCAGCTGCAGGTCGACCAGGCGGCCGGCGTCGAAGCTGGTGCCATCGGCGTTGGGCGCGAACACCTGCAGGCGTGCACCCTGCGGGTTGACCACGTAGCCGGCGGAGTCGGTCTGGAAGTTGCCGGCGCGCGAATAGACGCGTGCGCCGTTCATGTTCATGGTGAAGAAGCCCTCACCGGAAATGGCCATGTCCAGGCTGCGGCCCGTCTGGTCGTTGTTGCCCTGGATGAACTGCTGGGCCACGTTGGTGACCCGCGCGCCGGAGCCGGTCTGGTTGTTGGACAGGCCGTAGCTGGTGGCGGCAAACAGATCGGCGAACTCGGCACGCGACTGCTTGAAGCCGACCGTGTTGACGTTGGCGACGTTGTTGGCAGTGACGCTCAGGTCGGTATTGGCGGCGTTGATGCCGGACAGCGAGACATTGAAGCCCATGGGATTGCTCCTGGTAGATGCGGGGGTGCGGCTCAGCTGACGCGGAGCACGTAATCGATCGGGGCCGTGCCCAGGCCCTTGAGGTTCAGGTACAGGCCATCGGAACCAACGGTCACGCTTTCCACCGGTGCCTGCACGTACGTGGAGAGCTTGGTGCTGGTGCCCGCGGTGTCGACGTGGTTGGCGACGATGGAGTACTTGCCCGGTTCCATGCGCTTGCCATTGGCGTCCTTGCCATCCCACTTGAATGCGACCTCACCGGCGGCGATGGCCTCGACACTGATCGAGGTGACCTTGCTGCCGTTGGCATCGGTGACATCGACGGTGACGATGCCGGCGGCCGGTGCAGCGACGGTGCCACTGACATCGCCTTCGGCTTCGAGTACCAGCTTCTCGGACGGCACCAGCACTTCATGGCCGACCAGCGCCGCGCCACGCAGTACCTGGTCGCTGGCCATCGATTCCTGGAAGCCCTTCACCGAGGTGTTGAGGTCGGTGATACCCTGCACGGTGGACATCTGCGCCATCTGCGCGACCATCTGCGTGTTGTCCATCGGCTTCAGCGGATCCTGGTGCTGCAGCTGCTCGGTCATCAGGCGCAGGAAGTCGGCCTGGTCGAGTGTGTTCTTCTTCTTGGTGCTGTTGCTGTTGGGGGCGTTCAGGCCGAGTGCGGCGTAGACGTCCTGGTTGGTCTGGGTGGTGACGGTGGTCATGCGGTGGTCCTCGCGGGCGCGCCTCAGCGGCCCATGGTCAGGGTGGCCAGGGCCAGTTCCTTGGCGGTGGTCAACATCTCCACGCCCGCCTGGTAATTGCGCGAGGTCGAGATCAGGTTGACCATCTGCGCCACCGGATCGACGTCGGGCTGGTAGATGTAGCCATCGGCATCGGCCAGCGGATGGCCGGGCTCGTAGCGCTTGATCGGCGCCGCATCGCTCTGGGTGATTTCCTTGACCTTCACCGAGGTGATGTTCGGATCGGTCTTGCTGGTCACGGCCTGGAAAATCGGCTCCAGCGGCTTGTAGACCGCATCGGCCGAGCCGGCGATGCTGTCGGCGTTGGAAAGGTTGGAGGCGATGGTGCTCATGCGCACCGACTGCGCCTGCAGTGCGGAGCCGGCGATATCGAAGATCGGCAGGTTGCTCATGGCTTACTGCCCCGTGATCGCGGTGAGCATGGAACGGACCTTGCTCTCGACGAAGCTGAGCGAGGCACGGTATTCCAGCGCGGCGCGGCCATAGGCGGCACGCTCGGCATCGGGGTCGACGGTGTTGCCGTCCAGGCTGGGCTGCACGCCCTCGCGGGCCACCTGGAACGGGTTCAGGCCACTACTGATCTCGTAGTGCTGCTCGTTCGTGGTGGTCATCAGGCCGTTGGCGTCCAGCCCCTGGGCATTGCGCAGGGCGGCGTCGAAGTCCAGGTCCTGGGCCTTGTAGCCGGGAGTGTCGGCATTGCCGAGGTTGCTGGCGATCAGCTTCATCCGCTGTTCGCGCAACGGCATGGCCTGGGCATGCACGCCCAGGTAATCGGTAATCAGGTTGCGCACGGTGCACTCCCACGGGAACGATGCCCGGGAAGCTGCAAGGGGTGTGCCAAAGCAGAGGAGGGTAGTGCCGGCCGCTGGCCGGCTCCCCGTTGGATCCACGACAGCCGGCCAGCGGCCGGCACTACCGGATCAGGCGGCGTCAGGCCGCCATGGCCGGATCAGGCGGCCTTACGCCGCCATCGCCACCTTGCGCAGGCGGTCCAGCACGAAGTCGGCCAGCTCGTGCGGCGAGTACTTGGCCACGAAGGCGTTGGCGCCTACGCGTTCCACCATCGCATTGTTGAATACGCCGGACAGGGAGGTGTGCAGCAGCACATACAGCCCGGACAGGCCGGCGTGGCGCCGGATTTCCGTCGTCAACGTATACCCGTCCATGGCGGGCATCTCGATGTCCGAGATCACCATGGCGTAGCGGTCGGCCGGGTTTTCGCCCGAGGCGTGGATCTGCAGCAGGTGGTCCAGCGCCTGCTTGCCATCGGACAGCAGGGTGGCGCCCACCCCCAGCTGGTCCAGCACGCTGCGGATCTGCTGGCGGGCCACGCGCGAGTCGTCCACCACCAGCACCTGCAGCTGGGGGGCGTCGGCGGGCATGGCCATGGTCGGGTCCAGCACCGCCTCGCCGCGTATCTGGGCGATGTCGGCCAGCACGCTTTCGACGTCGATCACCTGGATCAGCTCGCCCTGGAAGCGGGTCACCGCGGTCAGGTAGCTCGATTCGGCGCCCAGTTCCGGCGGCGGGTGGATGTCCTCCACCGCGATGTTGACGATGCGCTCGACCCCGCTCACCAGGAAGCCCTGGATGGAGCGGTTGAACTCGGTCACCACCAGGTAGCCGGGGGCAGTGTCCGCGTCCGGCTCACGCTCGGGGTGGCCGATGGCCAGGCCCAGGTCCAGCACCGGCACCGAGCGGCCCCGCACGTCGGCCACGCCGGCGAACTGGCCGGGCAGGCCGGGCACCTGGAACAGCTCCGGGCGGCGCAGGACTTCCTGCACCTTGAAGACGTTGACGCCAAAAAGCTGACGTCCGCCGAGACGGAACAGCAGCAGCGCCAGGCGATTGTGGCCGGCCAGTCGGGTCCGCTGGTCGATCCGGTTGAGCAGGTCATGGGACATGGCTGCTGTATCGGCGTGGGGGCGGCCGAACTTGAGCGCTTTTGTAGAGTCGAGCCTCTGGCACGCCACTTGCACGCACCCGGCCAGGTCTTACCGAACAGGAGGCGCCATGCGCCGGATCACATCTCTATTGGCCATCGCCCTGGCGTTTGTCTCGCCATGGGCGGCCGCCACCGACTGGCAGCCGGTCGCCAGCATCCGTACAGCGGCGCTGTCGACCCTGCCAGCCGGCGCCGAGGGCGAGGCCGTGGTGGCCGATGCAATGCGCCTGCCGCGCTGCGGGTCGGCCCTGCAGGTGCAGCCCACCGCCAACACCACGGTGGAGGTCAGCTGCCCCGATCCAGGCGGTTGGCGCCTGTTCGTGCCGGTGAAGGTGCGCCACAACCAGGCCGCGCTGGTGCTCACCCGTGGCATTGCCACTGGAGAAACCCTGGCCGCGGCCGATATCAGCACTGTCCAGCGTGACGCCGCACGGATCGCCGGTGCCGTGCTGTCCGATCCCGCAGCGGCGGTCGGTCGCATTGCCCGTCGGCCCCTGCAGGCCGGAAGCCTGCTGTCGGCCAACGACCTGGTCACCGAGCGTCTCATCAAGCGAGGAGACAACGTGGCCCTGGTGTCGCGGCGCGGTTCGGTCGAAGTGCGCATTGCCGGCCGGGCGATGGGCGATGCGGGCGAGAACGACCGAGTTTCGGTAGAGAACCTGTCCTCCCGCCGCATCGTGCAGGGGACCGTGGACGCCCATGGTGACGTAATCGTGGCGCGTTGAAAAAGTAAGAAATTTCCCTAAAGATCACGGCCCAGCGGTCGTTATCCCTTGTGAACGGCAACTCCAGGACACCCCATGAGCCAGAAAATCGACGGCAACCTGCAGGTCCCCCAGGCACTGCGCAGCGTGACGACCCCGGCCACCAAGCCCGGCGTCAGCGGCGATGCGCCGGCGCGCCCGGTGGAGGCTGCCGACAGCCTGCGCCTGACCGGCGAGGCCACCAACCTGCAGGCGCTCGAGCGTGAGCTGAGCACCGCCCCGGCCATCGACACCCAGCGTGTCGCCGCCGTGCGCGAGTCGCTGCAGAACGGCAGCTACAAGATCAATCCGGACGCGATCGCATCGCGCATGCTCGAACTGGACCAGCAGCTGCAGGGATGACCGCGGCGATGAGTGAACATCTTCAGCGACTTGCCCAGGCCCTGGATGTCGAGCATCAGGCCCTGGTCGAGCACGATGTGCACGCGCTGATCCGCGCGACCGGCGCCAAGCTGGAAGCACTGCGCGCCCTGGATTCCACCCCGCCGGTGGGTGAGGGCGAGCAGCTGCAGGCGCTGGCCGAGCGCAACCGCGCCAACGGCGTGCTGCTGTCGCGCCGCCGCCGCGAGGTGGACTGGGCGCTGCGCCAGCTCGGCCGCACCGAGGCATCCTCGTCGTACGACGCCAAGGGCCAGGCCCACACGGTCAACGCACGCCGGCCGCTGGCCGTCGCCTGATCGACCCACCGGCCGCCGGCAGCAGCCGGTGGGCTGCTGCGATGGCGCGGCAGCGCGTATATTGGGCGCCTGTTCGCAAGCCCCCGAGTCGCCGTGTCCGCCGCCAACGCCCTGGTTACCGCCCCCCTTCCGCCGCAGCCGGTGCTGCAGGCCCTGCTGGAGCGCGTGCGCGAAGGCATGCTGCTGTTCACCGAAGACGGGCAGGTCGCCCTGGCCAATCCGGCCGCACAGAACCTGCTGGGCAGCAACGAGACCACCGGCCCCGCGCCGCAGCGCCTGCGTGAGCTGCTGCCGCCGGATGCGCTGGAGCAGGCCCGCCTGCACGGTCAGTGGAACGGCAGCCTGCCGGTAGGCGAGGGCGTGGTCATCGCCCACCTCTACCACCACGGCCAGCCGGGCAGCGGCCACTACCTGGCCCTGTTCCGCCCCATCGAGGGGCAGGAAGACTACGAGCGCGAGCTGCAGCAGCGCCACGCCGAGCTTCGCCAGGCCTACCTCCGCCTGAACGGCACCCAGGAAAAGCTGCTGCAGTCGGAAAAGATGGCCTCCATCGGCCAGCTCGCCGCCGGCGTGGCGCACGAGATCAACAACCCGATCGGCTACGTGCACTCCAACCTGGGCAGCCTGCAGGAATACCTGCGCAGCCTGTTCACCGTCATCGAAGCGTACGAGCGGGCCCTGCGCGCGCCGGATCCGAAGGCGCTGATCCCGGAAATCGACGATATCCGTGACCGCCTGGACATCGATTTCATCAGCCGCGACCTGCCGCAGCTGATGGCCGAATCGCGTGAGGGCATCGAGCGGGTGACACGCATCGTGCGCGACCTGAAGGACTTCTCGTATTCCGGCCGCGACGAGTCGTGGAAGCTGGTGGACCTGCATTCCGGCCTGGAATCGACCATCAACATCATCTGGAACGAGCTCAAGTACAAGGTGACCCTGCACCGCGAGTTCGGCCAGCTGCCGCTGGTGGAATGCCTGCCTTCGGAACTCAACCAGGTCTACATGAACCTGCTGCTCAACGCAGGCCATGCCATTGCCGAGCGCGGCACCATCACCGTGCGCACCGGGGTGGACGGCGACACGGTCTGGGTGGAGTTCGAGGACACCGGTGGCGGTATTTCGCCGGAACTGCGCCAGCGCATCTTCGATCCGTTCTTCACCACCAAGCCGGTGGGCAGCGGCACCGGCCTGGGCCTGTCGATCTCCTACAGCATCATCAACAAGCACCACGGCCGCATCGACCTGGACAGCACGCCCGGCGTCGGCTCGCGCTTCCGCGT
This genomic stretch from Stenotrophomonas sp. SAU14A_NAIMI4_5 harbors:
- a CDS encoding flagellar hook capping FlgD N-terminal domain-containing protein, coding for MTTVTTQTNQDVYAALGLNAPNSNSTKKKNTLDQADFLRLMTEQLQHQDPLKPMDNTQMVAQMAQMSTVQGITDLNTSVKGFQESMASDQVLRGAALVGHEVLVPSEKLVLEAEGDVSGTVAAPAAGIVTVDVTDANGSKVTSISVEAIAAGEVAFKWDGKDANGKRMEPGKYSIVANHVDTAGTSTKLSTYVQAPVESVTVGSDGLYLNLKGLGTAPIDYVLRVS
- the flgC gene encoding flagellar basal body rod protein FlgC is translated as MSNLPIFDIAGSALQAQSVRMSTIASNLSNADSIAGSADAVYKPLEPIFQAVTSKTDPNITSVKVKEITQSDAAPIKRYEPGHPLADADGYIYQPDVDPVAQMVNLISTSRNYQAGVEMLTTAKELALATLTMGR
- a CDS encoding flagellar basal body rod protein FlgF; this encodes MDKALYVAMTGARASLQAQGTLSHNLANSDTPGFKEALANTEAFPIRGQGFASRVDALHVDAGFNRTAGAQHITGKPLDLSLQTGTWLAVQATDGSEAYTRGAALSVTPNGQLVTSSGRPVLDDNNNPIAIPPYQAMEVGNDGTISIIPQGEGPQTMAMIGRIKIVQAADDRLERRLDGLFANTDPQQPFAQAQGPTVHSGQLEGSNVDAAGALVQMIQLQRQYEMQVQVIKHGDENARSANSLLRLGG
- the flgG gene encoding flagellar basal-body rod protein FlgG; its protein translation is MNQALWIAKTGLDAQQMRMSVVSNNLANTNTTGFKQDRASFEDLLYQQVRQPGGSSSAQTQLPTGLQIGTGVRVVATAKNFEQGSQQQTGRALDVMVNGRGFFEVQMADGSSAYTRDGSFKINQDGELVTNSGYPVQPGIQIPEGAQSLTIGSDGTISVKMADNAASVEVGALTLTDFVNPAGLQARGENLYLETTASGPAQNGNPGLNGLGNVVQGALEGSNVNVVEELVSMIETQRAYEMNAKAISTTDSMLGYLNQNV
- a CDS encoding flagellar protein FlgN, producing MTAAMSEHLQRLAQALDVEHQALVEHDVHALIRATGAKLEALRALDSTPPVGEGEQLQALAERNRANGVLLSRRRREVDWALRQLGRTEASSSYDAKGQAHTVNARRPLAVA
- the flgA gene encoding flagellar basal body P-ring formation chaperone FlgA — encoded protein: MRRITSLLAIALAFVSPWAAATDWQPVASIRTAALSTLPAGAEGEAVVADAMRLPRCGSALQVQPTANTTVEVSCPDPGGWRLFVPVKVRHNQAALVLTRGIATGETLAAADISTVQRDAARIAGAVLSDPAAAVGRIARRPLQAGSLLSANDLVTERLIKRGDNVALVSRRGSVEVRIAGRAMGDAGENDRVSVENLSSRRIVQGTVDAHGDVIVAR
- the flgH gene encoding flagellar basal body L-ring protein FlgH, yielding MSPLSKIARIALPCAVAALLGGCVIAGDVRPYPAMAPIQPIMPPQAAPTAGAIYAAGPTLQLYSDRRARDVGDLLTITLLENTTATTSANTATAKESDLSIGTPSIFGAPVTLGGKDILSATANGKRDFTGKGNSAQSNRLQGSVTVTVVQRLPNGNLVVQGQKNLRLNQGDELVQVQGIVRPADIAQDNSIPSSRVAEARIVYGGRGPVAQSNAMGWLSRFFNSALAPF
- a CDS encoding flagellar basal body P-ring protein FlgI, translated to MAMNSLFSPAWQRRIAACVGVLVLSVAVAAPASAERIKDLAQVGGVRGNALVGYGLVVGLDGSGDRTSQAPFTVQSLKNLLGELGVNVPANVNPQLKNVAAVAIHAELPAFAKPGQPIDITVSSIGNAVSLRGGSLLMAPLRGADGQIYAIAQGNLIVGGFGAQGKDGSRVSVNVPSVGRIPNGATVERALPDPLANGGDITLNLHNGDFTTVSRMVAALNNAFGEGAARAVDGVTVAVAAPTDPGARIGLLARIENLELTPGSAPAKVVVNSRTGTVVIGQQVRVGPAAISHGSLTVTIQENANVSQPNAFGGGQTVVTPQSTVTATNDGSRMFKFNGGTTLDEIVHAVNAVGAAPGDLIAILEALKQAGALSAELEVI
- a CDS encoding chemotaxis protein, producing MSHDLLNRIDQRTRLAGHNRLALLLFRLGGRQLFGVNVFKVQEVLRRPELFQVPGLPGQFAGVADVRGRSVPVLDLGLAIGHPEREPDADTAPGYLVVTEFNRSIQGFLVSGVERIVNIAVEDIHPPPELGAESSYLTAVTRFQGELIQVIDVESVLADIAQIRGEAVLDPTMAMPADAPQLQVLVVDDSRVARQQIRSVLDQLGVGATLLSDGKQALDHLLQIHASGENPADRYAMVISDIEMPAMDGYTLTTEIRRHAGLSGLYVLLHTSLSGVFNNAMVERVGANAFVAKYSPHELADFVLDRLRKVAMAA
- a CDS encoding ATP-binding protein — protein: MSAANALVTAPLPPQPVLQALLERVREGMLLFTEDGQVALANPAAQNLLGSNETTGPAPQRLRELLPPDALEQARLHGQWNGSLPVGEGVVIAHLYHHGQPGSGHYLALFRPIEGQEDYERELQQRHAELRQAYLRLNGTQEKLLQSEKMASIGQLAAGVAHEINNPIGYVHSNLGSLQEYLRSLFTVIEAYERALRAPDPKALIPEIDDIRDRLDIDFISRDLPQLMAESREGIERVTRIVRDLKDFSYSGRDESWKLVDLHSGLESTINIIWNELKYKVTLHREFGQLPLVECLPSELNQVYMNLLLNAGHAIAERGTITVRTGVDGDTVWVEFEDTGGGISPELRQRIFDPFFTTKPVGSGTGLGLSISYSIINKHHGRIDLDSTPGVGSRFRVVLPIKQPR
- the flgE gene encoding flagellar hook protein FlgE, translating into MGFNVSLSGINAANTDLSVTANNVANVNTVGFKQSRAEFADLFAATSYGLSNNQTGSGARVTNVAQQFIQGNNDQTGRSLDMAISGEGFFTMNMNGARVYSRAGNFQTDSAGYVVNPQGARLQVFAPNADGTSFDAGRLVDLQLLTTDSPPKQTSEVKVGFTLPANAKEPTVADFDPTDSNSYNQSSGGITVYDSLGVSHIQVSYFVKEAATNAWTVHNYVDGEPAGTPTAITFDNSGKLTNPTNGKVSLGTFTPTTGAGELNMTLDISGSTQYGEKFALRNTQQDGYAAGKLNEITVSDSGVVYARYSNGDDKPLGQVALTSFNNTQGLAQKGNNLWVETFESGTPRTAAPDSSNLGKIQAGALEASTVDLTEQLVNMITAQRNFQANAQMITTQDQITQTVINIR
- the flgB gene encoding flagellar basal body rod protein FlgB, translating into MRNLITDYLGVHAQAMPLREQRMKLIASNLGNADTPGYKAQDLDFDAALRNAQGLDANGLMTTTNEQHYEISSGLNPFQVAREGVQPSLDGNTVDPDAERAAYGRAALEYRASLSFVESKVRSMLTAITGQ
- the flgM gene encoding flagellar biosynthesis anti-sigma factor FlgM; the encoded protein is MSQKIDGNLQVPQALRSVTTPATKPGVSGDAPARPVEAADSLRLTGEATNLQALERELSTAPAIDTQRVAAVRESLQNGSYKINPDAIASRMLELDQQLQG